DNA sequence from the Stigmatella aurantiaca genome:
CGCCTCCCGGGTGGCCGCCTCCCGTACTCCGGGGGCGGCTTGCCAGGAACGCGTCAGGCCAGTGAGACGCGCCGGCCCTCGCTGGCGCTGCGCTGGGCCGCTTCGATGACGCGGATCACCTCCGCGGCGCTCTCCGCCGTCACAGGCACGGGCCCCTGGCCCGCGATGGCGGCGGCCAGCTGGCCATAGAACCGTCCGTAGCTTCCCGGCGCCGTGGGCACGCTTCCGCCCTGGCTCAAGCGGCCGTGCCGCTCCGGGGGCTCCACGCCCCAGCCCGGGGCGCCCGGCAGCAGGCCCGCCTTGAGCTGCTCCTCCTGGGGATCCAGCCCGTATTTGACGAAGGCATCCGCCTCGCCGTGCAGCACGAAGCGCGGCCAGGGCTCGTGCACCACCGAGCCCGAGCGCAGGATGACGCGCAGCTCGCCGTAGCGCAGCAGCAGGTGGAACCAGTCCACGGCCTGGGCGCCGGGGCGCTGCAGGCCCAGGTCCGCCATCACCGACTCGGGCAGGCCGAACAGTTGCAGGGCCTGATCAATCAGGTGGGCGCCGAGATCCCACAGCAGCCCCCCTCCCGGCACCGCCTCCTCCTTCCAGCGCTTCTTCACCTGGGGGCGCAGGCGGTCGAAGTGGCTCTCGAAGCTGTACAGCGTGCCAAGCCGCCCCTGCGCCAGGAGCTGGCTCACGGTGAGGAAGTCCCCGTCCCAGCGCCGGTTGTGGAAAACAGCCAGGCACAGGCCGCGCTCCCGGGCCAGGGCGCCCAGCTGGAGCGCCTCACCCGAGTCCAGGGTGAAGGGTTTTTCCACCACCACGTGCTTGCCGGCCTGGAGCGCCCGCCGCGCCAGCTCCGCGTGGCTGTCATTGGGCGAGGTGACGATGGCGACCTCCAGGGTGGGGTCCGTCAGCAGCGCGTCCACGGACAGCACCCGGGCCGAGGGCCAGTCCCGGGCCACCGCCTCGGCGTTCCGGGTGGAGACCGCATCCAGGACGAAGGCGGGCTCGGCCGCGAGCAGCCGGGCGTGGAACGTGGCACCGGACAGGCCGTAGCCAATGAGGCCCACGCGCAGGGGTTTTCGAGGAGAAGGAAGGTCCGCCATGGGGCCCGACCGTAGCGTGGGGCGGGCGCCATCCCAAGCCCTCGCTTGCTTGTCTCCAGGGGGTTCAGACACTCATTTCATCAAGGAAGTCGGGAACTTGAGGGGTTGGCTGGCCGCATGTTACGACCCCCAGGCCGGGGGCCCCCGAGGCCCCGCATTTTTCACTGCCGGAGCCTGCTTCCCGATGAGCGAGCCGACTGATCTCACGAAGACCTCGTCCTTCGTCTCCCCCCCCGTGCCGCCCGCGAAGCCCGCGACCGAGGTGCTCGCCCAGAACCTGGGAACCTTGCCTCCCGTGACGGCCGAGGAGGAGGCCCGGGAGCGCGTCGCCGCGCTGGACCGGGAGGCCCGCGCCCTGAGCGCCACCGAGCCGCAGCAGGCCGCCCTGCTCTTCCATGAGCTGGGCCTCATCTGGGAGGAGACGCTCAAGAACCCGCGCAACGCCGCCGTCGCCTTCCAGGCCGCCTACAAACTGGCGCCGAAGTTCCTGGTGAACATCCGCGCCGCGCGCCGCCTCTTCGCGGATGTGGGCAACTGGCAGATGGTGCTCCAGCTCCTGGACGCGGAGCTCAACGGCACGGACGAGCCCCGCCAGAAGGCCGCGCTGCTCTTCGAGAAGGCCACCATCCTGGAAGAGCGCCTGTCCCGCGAGGCCGATGCCAAGGCCACCTGGCAGCAGTGCCTGGAGCTGAAGCCCACGGAGGTGGCGCTGCTCACCCAGCTCGAGGCGCACTACGCGGCCCGCAACGACTCCGAGGCCCTGGTGGAGGTGTACCGGCTGCTCTCCGCCGCCCTGGAGACGCCCGCGCTGCGCGCCCACTACCTCACCTCCGCCGGCCTGGTGCTGGAGGAGCGCCTCAATCAGCCCGAGGCCGCCGCGGCCTGCTTCCGCGAGGCCTTCACCCTGGACCGCTCGGACCTGCTGCTGCTCGCCTCGCTCAAGCGCGTGGCCGAGCGCGAGGGCCGCACCGACGAGATGCTGGCCGCCCTGGCCTCCGAGGCCCACCTGCTGGGCACCCAGGCCACCCCCGCGTACCTCCAGATCGCCAAAATCTACGAGCGCCTGGGCCGCAAGGACGACGCCCTCGCCGCGCTGCTGGCCGCCCGCCGCGTGACGCCCCAGGAGCCGCTCGTCCTGTCGGAGCTGGCCGGCATCTACGAGACCCAGGGCCGCTACGAGGAGCTGGCCGACGTGCTGCTCTCGTGGGTGGGCTCCATCAACGACGAGAGCGAGCTGGTGGCCATCAACCTGCGCCTGGCGGCCCTCTACGAGGAGGACCTCAAGCGGGAGCTGGATGCCATCGCCCGCTACCAGGCCATCCTCGCGCGCATCCCCGGCCACGCCTCGGCGCTCGCGGGCATGGGCAAGCTCTACCACCGGCTCCAGAACTGGGAGGGGCTCGTCTCCGTGTTCGACGCGGAGATCGCCGCCGGCGATGAGCCCAAGCAGAAGGCCGCCCGCATGTACAAGGCGGCCGAGGTCCTGGAGGAGCGGCTGGGCCGCCAGGAAGACGCCATCACCCGCTACAACGCCTGTCTCCAGCTCCAGCCGGGCTACCTGCCCGCGCAGAAGGCGCTGGCCCGCCTCTACGAGCGCCAGGGCCGCTTCGCCGAGCTGGTGGCCATGTACGAGCAGGATCTGCTCCAGACGGCCGACCGCGATCAGCTCATCACCACCCTCAACAAGATGGCGGGCATCTACGAGGACCGCCTGAGCGATCTGGCCCACGCCATCGATTGCATGAAGCGCATCCTGGATCTCGCCTCGGATCACCTGCCCACCCTCCGCAACCTGTCGCGCCTCCACGAGCGCGCCGGGCAGTACCGCGAGCTCATCGAGACCCAGGAGCTGGAGGCCTCCTTCGCGGGCGACACCAAGCAGGTGCTCTCGCTCTACCACCGCAACGCGGAGATTCTCGACGAGCACCTGAAGGACCGCCCCGGCGCCATCACCGTCTACGAGCGCGTGCTCGCGCTGTCCCCCTCGTACCTGCCCGCGCTCAAGGCGCTGGGGCGGCTGTACGCGCAGGAGGGCCGCTGGAACGAGCTCATCAAGATGTACCGGGCCGAGGCGGAGATCGCCTCCTCCACCGAGCAGGCCTCCACGCTCATCTACAAGATCGGTGAGCTGTACGAGCACCGGCTCAAGAGCGAGAACGAGGCCATCGCCTCGTACCAGGAGGCGCTGACGCTGGCGCCCAGCTACTTCCCCGCCCTGCGCGCCCTGGCCCGCATCTACCGGACCCAGAACGCCTGGGAGAGCCTCATCGAGGTGCTGCGCTCCGAGGCCGCCAACCGCATCGACCCGGCCGAGCGCGCCAACGCCCTGTTCCAGGCCGCCGCCATCTGGGAGGACCAGCTCCAGCGGCCGGGGCTCGCCATCGAGGGCTACCAGGAGGTGCTGCGCGTGGCCCCCAGCCACGCCGCCTCCCTGCGCGCCCTGGAGCGCCTGTACGTCACCCAGGACAACACCAAGGAGCTGGTGGCCATCCTCGACCGGGAGACCCAGGTGGGCCACTCGCCCGGGGCCAAGGTCGCCGCCTACCTCAAGCTGGCGCGCCTCTACATGGACCGCTTCCAGGAGCCCACCCGCGCCGCCCAGTGCTGCGAGGCCGTGCTCCAGCTCGAGCCGGGCCAGCTCTCCGCCCTGAAGATGCTGGAGCGCATCCGCTCCGGGGACCGCGCCCGCCGCGCCGAGCTGCGCGCCCGCCTCGCCGAGCGCGTCACCGACACGCGCCTGCGCACCGCGCTGCGCCTGTCGGCCGCCGTGGACCAGGACCAGACGCTCTCCGAGAGCACCCTGGACGAGTACAAGCTGGCCTTCCAGGAGGACCCCGCCGACGTGCGCGTGAGCTTCGCCCTGGAGCGCGCCATGCGCCAGGCCGGGGACGCCTCGGGCCTGGCGTGGCTGTACGCCCGCCGCCTGGAGGCGGTGACGGACCCCTACGAGCGCGTGGAGCTCCTCCTGCGCGCCGCCGACGTGGCCGAGACCAAGCTGGGAGACCTGGAGCGCGCCGCCCAGCTCTACCAGTCCATCCTGGACGGCCAGCCCACGTGCCTGCCCGCCCTCATGGGCGCGCGCCGCGTGCAGCTCAAGCAGGGCAACCCCGCCGCCGCCCGCGCCAGCCTGGAGGCCGAGGCCCGCGCCAGCAAGGACTCGCGCAGCGCCGTGGAGGCGTTCATCGCCGCCGCGAAGCTCTCCTCCTCCCGGCTGAATGATCTCGACGGGGCCGCCCTGCTCTACCGGCAGGCCCTGGAGAAGGATCCGTTCAACGCCGCGGCCACCACCGGCCTGGAGGACCTGCTCGCCCAGCGCGGCGGCACCGCGGACCTCGCCGCCCTGCACGAGCGCCGCGGCGAGGCCCGGCTCGTCAAGCGCGATGCCGCCGGGGCTGCCTCCGCGTTCGTCAGCGGGGCGAAGCTCTTCCTCACCGCGCTCGATGACCGCGCCAAGGCCCTGGCCCTGGTGGAGCGCGCCCTCCAGGCGCACCCGAGCTTCCCGGATGCCCTGGAGCTGAAGGGCCGGCTCCTGCTGGACTCCCAGAATTACGCCGAGGCCGCCGCGGCGCTCGCCCAGCGCGTGCAGCAGGGCGGAGACCCGCGCCTGCTGGCCCAGCACCACCTCACCCTGGGCGGGCTCTACCAGACGCACCTCAATGAGCCGGGCCGCGCCGCCGCGCACCTGCAGACGGCGCTCGCCACGCTGCCCAAGAACACCGAGGCCCTGGACCGGCTGGCCACCCTGCACCTGCAGGGCCGCAACTGGACGGGCGCCGTGGACTGCCTCAAGCGCCTGCTGGAGCAGGACCTGCCCAACGAGGACCGCGCCCGCCACACCGTGGAGCTGGCGCGCGTGCACGACGAGGGCCTGAACGACATGGCGAGCGCCTCGCTGCTGTACCGCAAGGCCCTGGAGCTGGTGCCCGGCGATTCGGCGCTGGTGGACCGGCTCGTCATCCTCTACGAGCGCTCCGCCAACCTCCCCGAGCTGGCGCAGAT
Encoded proteins:
- a CDS encoding oxidoreductase, giving the protein MADLPSPRKPLRVGLIGYGLSGATFHARLLAAEPAFVLDAVSTRNAEAVARDWPSARVLSVDALLTDPTLEVAIVTSPNDSHAELARRALQAGKHVVVEKPFTLDSGEALQLGALARERGLCLAVFHNRRWDGDFLTVSQLLAQGRLGTLYSFESHFDRLRPQVKKRWKEEAVPGGGLLWDLGAHLIDQALQLFGLPESVMADLGLQRPGAQAVDWFHLLLRYGELRVILRSGSVVHEPWPRFVLHGEADAFVKYGLDPQEEQLKAGLLPGAPGWGVEPPERHGRLSQGGSVPTAPGSYGRFYGQLAAAIAGQGPVPVTAESAAEVIRVIEAAQRSASEGRRVSLA
- a CDS encoding tetratricopeptide repeat protein; the protein is MSEPTDLTKTSSFVSPPVPPAKPATEVLAQNLGTLPPVTAEEEARERVAALDREARALSATEPQQAALLFHELGLIWEETLKNPRNAAVAFQAAYKLAPKFLVNIRAARRLFADVGNWQMVLQLLDAELNGTDEPRQKAALLFEKATILEERLSREADAKATWQQCLELKPTEVALLTQLEAHYAARNDSEALVEVYRLLSAALETPALRAHYLTSAGLVLEERLNQPEAAAACFREAFTLDRSDLLLLASLKRVAEREGRTDEMLAALASEAHLLGTQATPAYLQIAKIYERLGRKDDALAALLAARRVTPQEPLVLSELAGIYETQGRYEELADVLLSWVGSINDESELVAINLRLAALYEEDLKRELDAIARYQAILARIPGHASALAGMGKLYHRLQNWEGLVSVFDAEIAAGDEPKQKAARMYKAAEVLEERLGRQEDAITRYNACLQLQPGYLPAQKALARLYERQGRFAELVAMYEQDLLQTADRDQLITTLNKMAGIYEDRLSDLAHAIDCMKRILDLASDHLPTLRNLSRLHERAGQYRELIETQELEASFAGDTKQVLSLYHRNAEILDEHLKDRPGAITVYERVLALSPSYLPALKALGRLYAQEGRWNELIKMYRAEAEIASSTEQASTLIYKIGELYEHRLKSENEAIASYQEALTLAPSYFPALRALARIYRTQNAWESLIEVLRSEAANRIDPAERANALFQAAAIWEDQLQRPGLAIEGYQEVLRVAPSHAASLRALERLYVTQDNTKELVAILDRETQVGHSPGAKVAAYLKLARLYMDRFQEPTRAAQCCEAVLQLEPGQLSALKMLERIRSGDRARRAELRARLAERVTDTRLRTALRLSAAVDQDQTLSESTLDEYKLAFQEDPADVRVSFALERAMRQAGDASGLAWLYARRLEAVTDPYERVELLLRAADVAETKLGDLERAAQLYQSILDGQPTCLPALMGARRVQLKQGNPAAARASLEAEARASKDSRSAVEAFIAAAKLSSSRLNDLDGAALLYRQALEKDPFNAAATTGLEDLLAQRGGTADLAALHERRGEARLVKRDAAGAASAFVSGAKLFLTALDDRAKALALVERALQAHPSFPDALELKGRLLLDSQNYAEAAAALAQRVQQGGDPRLLAQHHLTLGGLYQTHLNEPGRAAAHLQTALATLPKNTEALDRLATLHLQGRNWTGAVDCLKRLLEQDLPNEDRARHTVELARVHDEGLNDMASASLLYRKALELVPGDSALVDRLVILYERSANLPELAQMLEAQVGALASEPKRAQSVRMRLAELYARSLEQPARAIAVYRQVLEQESSHLAARAALADLYTRDSSTTPMAIEEHRQLLKLDPSRVESLHALFKLWEGLKQYDKAFCAAAVLQFLRSANEAEGVFYSEAKNRLPHEAQERLALADLDNALLPPSARGPLLEVLRAVGDQVGKLYPPQFEMLGVDRKVDRLKPDSAVFKAILSVAKVFGVEEFEVYQARRGLMTLETTEPLCVCVGQDVVRKFNAREQKFLIGRAVLGLLNRTAMLSKLSQGETADLLGNSIRIFAPQFSALGRKNDEMVKQLRKAYTRKALKSLEMPAMALGDATRVDAKALAEALSLSADRAGMLMCGDVSVGLGVVLREDPAMSNSRIDSMDPVFAALKHREDLREMLNFSLSDDFFRMRQRLGMSL